From a single Glycine soja cultivar W05 chromosome 19, ASM419377v2, whole genome shotgun sequence genomic region:
- the LOC114398334 gene encoding signal peptidase complex subunit 3B, whose product MHSFGYRANALLTFAVTILALMCAMASVSDNFNTPTPSAQVQVLNINWFQKQPNGNDEVSMTMNISADLQSLFTWNTKQVFVFLAAEYETPKNSLNQISLWDGIIPSKEHAKFWIHTSNKYRFIDQGSNLRGKEYNLTMHWHVMPKTGKMFADKIVMPGYRLPQEYR is encoded by the exons ATGCATTCATTCGGCTACAGAGCCAACGCGTTGCTAACCTTTGCCGTAACCATTCTGGCGCTTATGTGCGCTATGGCTTCTGTATCCGACAACTTCAACACCCCCACTCCCTCTGCACAAGTCCAG GTTCTGAACATCAACTGGTTTCAGAAACAACCCAATGGCAACGACGAG GTCAGCATGACGATGAATATTTCCGCAGACTTGCAGTCCCTTTTCACATGGAACACAAAACAG gtttttgtttttctagctGCTGAGTATGAAACTCCTAAGAATTCCTTGAATCAG ATATCCCTATGGGATGGTATCATTCCCTCTAAAGAGCATGCAAAGTTTTGGATTCATACATCAAATAAATACCGCTTCATCGACCAG GGGAGCAATTTGCGTGGCAAAGAATATAACCTGACTATGCATTGGCATGTTATGCCGAAGACTGGCAAAATGTTTGCTGATAAAATAGTCATGCCAGGTTATCGATTGCCTCAGGAATATAGATGA
- the LOC114399773 gene encoding basic 7S globulin 2 — MASILHYFLALSLSFSFLFFLSDSVPIPQHHTNPTKPINLLVLPVQNDASTGLHWANLQKRTPLMQVPVLVDLNGNHLWVNCEQHYSSKTYQAPFCHSTQCSRANTHQCLSCPAASRPGCHKNTCGLMSTNPITQQTGLGELGQDVLAIHATQGSTQQLGPLVTVPQFLFSCAPSFLLQKGLPRNIQGVAGLGHAPISLPNQLASHFGLQHQFTTCLSRYPTSKGALIFGDAPNNMQQFHNQDIFHDLAFTPLTVTPQGEYNVRVSSIRINQHSVFPPNKISSTIVGSSGGTMISTSTPHMVLQQSLYQAFTQVFAQQLEKQAQVKSVAPFGLCFNSNKINAYPSVDLVMDKPNGPVWRISGEDLMVQAQPGVTCLGVMNGGMQPRAEVTLGTRQLEEKLMVFDLARSRVGFSTSSLHSHGVKCGDLFNFANA, encoded by the coding sequence ATGGCTTCTATCCTCCACTACTTTTTagccctctctctttctttctctttccttttcttcttatcCGACTCCGTCCCCATTCCCCAACACCACACTAACCCTACAAAACCTATAAACCTTCTGGTTCTACCCGTTCAAAATGATGCTTCCACAGGGCTCCATTGGGCCAACCTCCAAAAAAGGACCCCTCTAATGCAAGTACCAGTCCTGGTGGACCTCAATGGAAACCACTTGTGGGTTAACTGTGAGCAACACTACTCATCCAAAACATACCAAGCACCCTTCTGCCACTCCACCCAATGCTCCAGAGCCAACACTCACCAATGCCTCAGTTGCCCAGCGGCATCAAGGCCAGGGTGCCACAAAAACACGTGTGGCCTCATGTCCACCAACCCCATCACCCAACAAACCGGTTTGGGTGAACTAGGCCAAGATGTGCTTGCAATCCACGCCACTCAAGGCTCCACCCAACAACTTGGTCCATTGGTCACAGTCCCTCAGTTCCTCTTTTCTTGTGCACCTTCCTTCCTTCTTCAAAAGGGTCTCCCTAGAAACATTCAAGGAGTGGCTGGGTTAGGCCATGCACCAATTTCTCTTCCAAACCAACTTGCCTCCCACTTTGGCCTACAACACCAATTCACCACTTGCCTCTCTCGCTACCCTACCTCAAAGGGTGCTCTAATCTTCGGGGATGCACCAAACAACATGCAACAATTTCACAACCAAGATATTTTCCACGATTTGGCTTTCACCCCATTAACCGTCACACCACAAGGAGAATACAACGTGAGAGTCAGCTCCATAAGAATCAACCAGCACAGTGTGTTCCCACCGAACAAGATATCATCAACCATCGTAGGGTCTTCTGGAGGAACAATGATTAGCACCTCAACTCCTCACATGGTTCTCCAGCAATCTTTGTATCAGGCTTTCACTCAGGTGTTTGCTCAGCAGCTGGAAAAGCAAGCACAGGTGAAATCTGTGGCACCGTTTGGGCTATGCTTCAACTCCAACAAGATCAATGCATATCCTAGCGTGGACCTTGTGATGGACAAGCCTAATGGTCCTGTTTGGAGAATCTCTGGTGAGGACTTGATGGTGCAGGCACAACCTGGGGTCACGTGTTTGGGTGTTATGAATGGAGGAATGCAACCTAGAGCTGAAGTTACCTTAGGGACACGCCAGTTGGAAGAGAAGCTGATGGTATTCGATCTTGCAAGGTCAAGGGTCGGGTTTAGCACGTCATCACTGCACTCGCATGGAGTCAAATGTGGTGACCTCTTCAACTTTGCCAATGCATGA